In Capsicum annuum cultivar UCD-10X-F1 unplaced genomic scaffold, UCD10Xv1.1 ctg73370, whole genome shotgun sequence, the genomic stretch CTTCAAATTCTGTCTTTATCGGAAAATGAATTTGATGGACCAATACATAGTGAAATTGGAAGATTGAGCAACTTGCAGTTATTGTTTGTCGGAGAAAACCATTTCACTGGTATGCTTTATCTTATGAATGCTAGTACTATTGTATCTAATTACTTAAGAATTGCATTTTATTATACATTAACTGCAGGGATAATTCCACAGGAAATTGGAAATCTTGTTAATTTGGGGGAGTTATGGATGGAGAAAAACCAGATTACTGGCTCTCTCCCAATCTCCATATTCAATATCTCATTGCTGCAAATTTTGTCACTGTCGTTTAACAATCTTAGTGGATTCTTACCACGGGAGATTGGCAACTTAACCAAAATGCGACATCTACGGATTAATGGAAATAAGCTTATAGGTACATATATATTCTAATGGTGTCTCATGTTAATTTTTATAGATCCATTAGAACTATTAACATTCTATGAATTTATGCATGTAATGAGTAATAAAATGTAACAATTATAAATTAATCTTCAAGCGTATGACAAGAAACACCATATAAGGAGTGCCtttta encodes the following:
- the LOC124894376 gene encoding LRR receptor-like serine/threonine-protein kinase RGI1, giving the protein MKILSIQVNQLTGSIPFTVFNISRIEVIAFTDNSLSGYLPNGLCNGLPILKGIYLSTNKLRGHMPTSLSNCSHLQILSLSENEFDGPIHSEIGRLSNLQLLFVGENHFTGIIPQEIGNLVNLGELWMEKNQITGSLPISIFNISLLQILSLSFNNLSGFLPREIGNLTKMRHLRINGNKLIGTYIF